TATAATTATTCAATAGATGATACAGATGTAGATACACCAGCAGTGACAGGTAGTGGTAATATGATATCACTAAATGAGACTATATCAGGAATTGATGTATCTTCACTAAATGATGATAACTTAACTTTAACTGTGTATATAACTGATACTGTAGGAAATCAAGGTGAAGACGTAATAGCTTACGTTAGTAAGGATACTATAGAACCTAGTGGTTATAGTGTTTCAATAGATCAGTCTACGATAGATTCTTATCACAATACCCCATTATCTTTTAAGATAACTGGAGGTGAAATAGGAGGTACATTCAATTATACTATCACAAGTGATGGTGGAGGAAATGGTGTATCAGGTGATGGAAATATCACTGCAAATGTAGAACAGATAACGGGAATAGATGTAAGTAGCTTAAGTGATGGTTTGTTAACTCTATCCGTTATTATTATAGATGAAGCATCTAATCAAGGTACAGCTGCAATAAGTACTGTTCCAAAAATTAATTCTCAACCAAACCTAATGGTTACGGAATGTGACATAACAGGTATAAATGGAACTTATACATTTGATGGGATAAAATGTGATTTACATGGATTCAATGTGGAAGAACAAAACAGAGAATCATATATAAAGGGTGACTACTTAATTATATGGGCATATTATGAAGGTGATGGATGGGCATGGGAAATACAGAAACAAGATGATATAATATACTATAATGTCAACACAAATCCATCTAATTCAATTAGACCACCAATTGATGGATGGGTATATATCGTTACTGATAATGTAGATAATGATATGAGAGTAATTGAAAATTAATAGAAATTATACAATTACCTATTATACTAAAATGGGACTGTCGGATAATACAGCCCCATTTTATTTTATTCTCTACTAGGATACAGACCTTTTAGTGCAATACAAAAATTGAATGTGAGTGAAGGTTGGCGATTTTCATGGGCTGCGTATTCTCCAACAGCACTTAAAGAGTTAGAATGCATCTGAATTTTAGTTGGATTTTCAGGAACATTAGCATAAACATCAATTCCGCTACCTCTTTTAAGTTCAGTTTTAGCTAACATACTTGGATTATCCATTGTTTTTTTATCAGCTATATCTGTTGTAGCTAATAATCTGTGTGAATGTCTTGGCGTCTGAAATTCATCAAGTACAATTGAATCAGTTCCACTAGAATAACCTATTGTGTAGGTTTTTGTTTCGGTTTGACCTCTATTCATAGGAGCTCTACCCCTAAAGTCTGGTAATTGAAAATATCTAACTCCATCTCCACCATAAATTGTTTCTATGATAGAAAATAAAACAGGTGATTGATTTCTTTCTAACATATTGCCGTTACAAAGAGCCCAGCCTCGTGGTGCATAGGTATAAGGAAAGATCTTTATTTCGCCAATAAAAGGGTCAGCCATATATTAACCTCCTTTGTTTATATTTTTTTGTTTCACTTTATATAGATATACATATGATAAATGTGATACATAAATATGGTTGCATATTATAATGTGAAAATATGCTGGATTCCCCAGATGGTGTAATTGAGTCTTCCCACAGTTCTACTAGATTAGTAGCTTTATCACTATACAGATTAAAATCCGTATTAGAAACTATTTTATTTTCAGGATTTTCTGATAGATTTTTCTTCATATTAGAAACCTTAAAAGGATGACTATGTTTTGGTAATTCATCTAGTTCAAGGGTAACATATTCACTTCCACAATGTTGACCAAGTGTATAATTACTTAATCCTTTTCCTTTCCCATGATGAATAGGTACCTTTCCTCTTAGGTTGGGTAAGCAAAAAGAAATACTAGGTGTACCACCATATGTATAGCCAATCAATTTGAAAAGCTTTGGAAATTGATTTATAGGTAATTCTTGTCCACTACATACTGCCCAGTTTTTTGGTGCATAATTACCTGCAAACATTCTTATCTCGCCAATATAAGTATTAGACATTTCTTTACTCCTTTCCGTGTTAGAAATAGGTATATAGTTAACTTCTTGGTGGATAATCGCCTTGAAGTGCAATACAAAAATTTAAAACAAGACTAGGTTGTAGGTTGTTATGTCCTTTACCACCAATAGATGAAATGGTGGATGAATTAATAGGTGTAGTATTCACATAATCATCATATATTTTTTGTGGAGTATTTGAATGCGTTGGTTTACATAAAGCTCTATTAGTGGGGGCATAATTATCGCCCTTTTTATCAATAGCATATAATAAATGACTATGTTTGGGTATTTGGGATGGGTGAAGTACTACTGATTCTACACCAAATTTTGCACCAAGTTTATAAGTAGAGCCAGCATCTACAGGTATCCGACTTCTTAGATCAGGAAGTCCGAAGGTTGTAAACCCATCTCCTCCATAGTTTAATCCTAATAAACTATATAGAGTATAATGTTGAGTGACAGGTAATAACTGTCCGTTACAATATGCCCAGCCTTTTGGAACAAAATTAAAACTAAAGATTTTTATTTCTCCAAGAAAAGGATCAGCCATAATATACCTCCTTGTTATTTTTTAAAACGAGTGAAGATTGCTTCATAATAGATACCTTTTTCATTTTTATCAACTGGAACTATAAGAATATTAAGCTCACCCATTTTTTCGTGGTCAAGTGAATAGGTGTCTTGTGGGTATAGAGTATCTACAGGACCCTTGAATAATAAACTGAATGATTCGATTTTACTTGTGGAACAATCTCTAGTTTCAATTAATTCCAAATCAACAAGAGTATCTTCTTTAGATAGATTGAATGTGGTATTTATGTGAGTATCAAAATCTATCTTACTTAATGTACTTAGATCTACCATCAATATACCTCCTTTCCTGTTTTTTTAGGAAATCGTTTCATTAAAATGTAAACACCCAAATTATTTTCAAGTGTAAAATCAAAACGTCTATAAAAGTCTATAGCAGTATTGTTATATTCCACATGAAGGCTTATGGGTATTTTTTTGATTTCTGATTCACCTATAATGGATTTTATAATTTTACTTCCAATACCCTTATTTCTGTATTCTGGCAGTATAGCAATATCAATAATACGGATTTCATCATCAAATCTATTGATATATAAGCGACCTATAGGTATTTCGTTATGTACTATGATAGTAAAAGAAGGACAATCATAATTTCCCATATACTGAATATGTTGTAGATAGAATTGCATTTGTAGGAAACGTTCTATTTCATCATTACTCCAATTAGTGATTTGCATTTCTTGAATACGAGTGGAACGATATACCTTATATAAGAATGGCAGATCCATATCTGATATCGGTTTGTATTCAAGAAGTACATTTTCTTGTTTAATAGAATTTACAGTCATACAATCCTCCTTAGAAATAATAATGGTATTAAAAAGAATAATTACAATCTAGATTATATAGAATACATATAATTTCGCATGTGCCAAAAGTTATATCTTTTACATAGAATGTATATATGTCTTGTAAACCTTGATATTATAAAGATTTTATGATTTAATAAATAGCTGGAATAATAAAAATTTCAATGAAATAAATCAAAGGTTAATATTTTACATTTAATATGGTATAATATGAAATGATACTATTAAGAGGAGTAATTCCTATAAAAGAAATTACATGATTACTGGAATGGAGTAATACCAATGAAAAGATTGTTAAGTATATTGATTATAGTAACCATATTTATTGTAGGATGTGGTTCTGGTAAAGAAGTAATTAAGATTAATGAAGAAGGTTTCGAGCTTTTTTCACAAGGAAAATATCAAGAAGCACTTGAAAAATATAATCAGGCAATAGAAGAATATCCAGATTTTTCTACTTCATATGCTAACCGAGGTATGATATATTTTGAACTTGGCAGTTATGATGAAGCATTGAAGGATGTGGATAAAGCAATAAGCTTGAATAGTAAAGATGCAGTAGCCTATAGTAATAGGGGATATATGAAGCTTGCTCTAGGAGAAGTTCAAAAAGCTATAGAAGACCTGGATAAAGCAATTAGCCTAAGAAATTATTTTCAAGAAAAAGAGTCATTAGGAATAACTTATACTACTAGAGGTACAGCATATGGATTATTAGGTGAATATGAAAAAGGTATTGAGTCATTTGATAAAGCCCTTAAAATAAATAAGAATGACAAAACAATATATAATGCAAAAGGTATTTTGTACAAGGATTGGGGTAAATATGAAGAGGCTTTGGAAAGTTATAACAAAGCATTAACAATAGACCAATCATATGCTTATGCATATGCCAATAGAGCATTTGTTTTCTTTATCACAAAAGAATATGATAAAGCACTTGCTGATGCAAATACAGCTATAGAACTTAATCCAATAATACCTCAGGTCTATAACACAAAGGCACTTATATATAGTGAAAAAGGTGAAACTGATAAGGCAATAGAAATCTATGATTTTATTATAGACAAATGGAAAAACTATGCTGATGCATATATCGGCAGGGGTAATGAATATTTTAAGAAAAAGGACTATGGGCAAGCATTGATCAACTATTCAATGGCTGCTGATTATGGAAACAACGATGCTTTAGCTCAAAAGGGATACCTACATGAATATCTAGAACAGGACGAAGAAGCAATAGCAGCTTTTGAAAAGTATCTAGAAGCTGTTCCAAATAATTATGATATAACAATAGAGATTGGTGATTTATATCAAAAACAAGAAAAATACGAGAAATCAATTGAGTATTATGACCAAGCTATAAAGATAAATCCTGACATATACAATAGTTATTTTAAGAAAGGATTATCTTTAGAATACCAAGAAAAATATGAGGAGGCGCTTAAAATGTTCAATAAAGTATTAGAAATCAACGAAAATCAGGTAGATGCAAAAAATGAAATTAAATTTATTGAAGAGAAACTAAAAAGGTAGAGTTAAAACCTCCCCTTAGTTTCTATAGGAGGAATTTATATGCCAGAAAAACACTTTGAAATAGAAAGAGATTATGTTGATAGAGTTATACTTGTCTGTGTAGCTACTAGGGAGAATGAATCTTATTGTGAAGAATCCCTTGATGAATTAGAAGAATTAGCTAATACAGCAGGAGCTATAACTTTAGAGAAAGTTATACAAAATAGAGAAAGTGTTCATCCGGGAACTTACTTGGGAAAAGGTAAAATAGCTGAAATAAAAGAGTTGATATATGAACTAGATGCAACAGGAATAATATGTGACGATGAATTATCACCAGCTCAGCTTAAGAATCTGGAAGATGTATTGGAATGTAAGATTATGGATAGGACAATGTTGATTCTAGATATCTTTGCAAAAAGAGCTCATACTAGAGAAGGGATAATTCAAGTTGAACTAGCACAACTTCAATATAGATTATCAAGATTAGCTGGTATAGGAACATCTTTATCCAGACTTGGTGGTGGTATTGGTACAAGAGGACCTGGTGAAAAGAAACTGGAGACTGATAGAAGACATATCAGAAATAGGATATCACAACTTAAGAAAGAGTTATTGGATGTTAAGAACCACAGAGACCTTATTAGAGAAAGAAGAAAAAAACAAGGTAAGGTAAAAATAGCTATAGTTGGTTATACCAACGCTGGAAAATCAACATTGCTTAATAAATTAACTGATGCAGAAGTTCTTGAAGAGGATAAATTATTTGCAACACTGGATCCAACTACTAGACAATTGATATTGCCAAATGGTACAGAAGTTTTATTAACTGATACAGTTGGATTCATTAGAAAATTACCTCATCATCTTATAAAAGCTTTCCATTCTACACTTGAAGAAGCTGTTGTAGCAGATATTTTAATCCATGTAGTAGATAGTGCTAATGAACAAGCCAATAGCCATATAAGGGTTGTATATGAAACTCTAGAAGAATTAGGTGCAACAGGTAAAACAGTCATAACTGTTTTTAATAAGATTGACAAAGAAGGAAGCAACAAACATCTTGAGGATTATAATGCATACAAGACTTTAATGGTTTCAGTCAAAGAAGGAACAGGATTAGAAGAGTTGTTGGATATAATAGAGAAAAAGATTCAACAAGACAAAATATTAATTAAAGAAGTTATTTCTTATGACAATGGTAATCTACTAAATCAGATTCGTATAAATGGACAGATAATCAAAGAAGAGTATAGAAATGAAGGAACTTATATAGAAGCATATGTAGATGACAAGACTTACGGGGAACTAAATAAAATAAAGACTAAAGTACTAATTTAGGATCATAGCATATAAAAATGACCACCAAATATTGTGACAATATATAATTAAATTCACAATATTGGTGGTTTTAATTGGCAAAAGGGACTTCGAATATAATATCTAATACCTAAAAATAAAACATAAAACAACATATATACTAGTATTAATAGCCTATTCCACATATACCACATATAGTGTGTTTGTGTGTTGGGGATACATTATATAGTGTTTTTTATATTGACTAGTCTGGGTATATATGGTATATTATTATTAATTCGGTTGAGAGAGGAGACTATCAATGTTTGACGTTGTTAAAAGAGATGGAAAAATAAGCAAATTTGATTTTGTTAAGATTAAGGAAGCAATCACAAAAGCATTTATTGCGACAGATAAGAATTACACGGAAGAGATACTAGATATTTTAGTGCTAAGAGTTACATCTGATTTTCAAGATAAGATTAAGGATGGCAAGATCACTGTTGAAGATGTACAGGATAGTGTAGAAAAAGTTTTAGAGCAGACAGGTTACACAGATGTAGCAAAAGCATATATTCTATATAGAAAACAAAGAGAAAAAATAAGAAATATGAAATCCACAATACTTGACTATAAAGAGATAGTCAATAGTTATGTAAAGGAAGAAGATTGGAGAGTTAAAGAAAACTCTACAGTCACATATTCAGTGGGAGGACTTATTTTACATAATTCAGGAGCTATAACTGCTAACTACTGGTTATCAGAAATATATGATGAAGATGTAGCAAAAGCTCATAGAAGTGGTGATATACATATTCATGACCTTTCAATGTTAACAGGATATTGTGCAGGATGGTCATTGAAACAATTGATAGAAGAAGGTCTTGGTGGTGTTCCAGGAAAGATTACATCATCACCAGCGAGCCATTTATCTACTCTTTGTAATCAAATGGTTAATTTCCTTGGAATAATGCAAAATGAATGGGCAGGAGCACAGGCATTCTCTTCTTTTGATACATATTTAGCACCTTTTGTCAAAATTGATAATCTTACATATAAAGAAACAAAACAATGTATTCAATCATTCGTATTTGGTGTCAATACACCTAGCAGATGGGGAACACAATCTCCATTCTCTAATATTACACTAGATTGGATGGTTCCAAACGACCTTGGAGGATTACCTGCTATAGTGTCAGGTAAAGAACAAGATTTTACATATGGTGACTGCCAAAAAGAAATGGATATGATTAATAAGGCATTCATTGAAATCATGATTGAAGGAGACGCAAACGGTAGAGGTTTCCAATATCCAATTCCAACATATTCAATAACAAAAGATTTTAATTGGGATGAAACAGAAAACAATAAATTATTATTTGAAATGACTGCAAAATACGGAACTCCATATTTCAGTAATTATGTTAACAGCGATATGGAACCTAGTGATATAAGAAGTATGTGTTGTAGATTACGTCTTGACCTAAGAGAGCTTAGAAAGAAACAAGGTGGTTACTTTGGTTCTGGTGAAAGCACTGGTTCAGTTGGTGTTGTTACTATTAACATGCCAAGAATAGCGTATCTAGCTAACAATGAACAAGAATTTTATCAAAGACTAGATAAAATGATGGATATATCTGCACGTTCACTTAAGATAAAAAGACAAGTAATAACTAAATTATTACAAGAAGGATTATATCCATATACTAAAAAATATTTGGGTAACTTCAATAGCCATTTCTCAACTATTGGGTTAGTTGGTATGAATGAAGCTACATTAAATGCTAAATGGATCAAATCAGATATAACTGAAGAAGGTGCTAGAAAATTTGCTCTAGACGTTCTTGATCATATGAGAAATAGACTCTCCGATTATCAAGAGGAATATGGAGATCTCTATAACTTAGAAGCTACACCAGCAGAATCTACTAGTTATAGATTAGCAAAACATGATAAAAAACAATATGGTGATATATTATCAGCAGGAAAAGAAGGAGAAACACCTTATTATACTAATAGTACACATTTACCTGTTAACTATACAACAGATGTATTTGATGCGCTTGACATGCAGGATGAATTCCAAAACAAATATACATCAGGAACAGTATTCCATGCATTCCTTGGAGAAAAACTTCCAGATTGGAAGGCTGCTGCTAATCTAGTTAAAACAATAGCGGACAATTATACATTACCATACTATACAATTTCACCTACATATTCTGTATGTAAGACTCATGGTTATATACCAGGTGAAGAATACACATGTCCTCATTGTGGAGCTTCTACTGAAGTATACAGCAGAATTACTGGATATTACAGACCAGTACAACATTGGAATGATGGTAAGGCTCAAGAATTCAAACATAGAAAAGAATACGAACCTGCTAAATCAACCATAAAATCAATACATACAAGTTTCAAAGCAGAAGAAGAAATTGCAGCAACATCAGAAGTTGCAAATACTGCTGAAAAATTATTATTCACTACAAAGACATGTCCTAACTGTCATATAGCAAAACAATATCTTGAAAACAAGAGTGTTAAAATAATTGATGCTGAAGAACATGCTGAACTAGCAACAAAATATAAAATAAGAACAGCACCAACACTTATTGTTATTGATGATGAGAATTTTAATATATACATGGGACTTTCTGATATTAAGAAGTATGCTGAAAGTGAAAAATTAGAGGCTTAATCTATATATATAATTATATAGGTATTAAATTAAAGAGACAACGGTTGTATATTGAAACCATATATAGTGATAATACTCTCGTTACGTTTGTTGCTTCTATCTGTTTTTAAGGTATGGCAACAAGCCGTAAAAATCGTTATTATCATTATATATGGTTATTTCTATATTTACCACTCTTGAGCCAGTAAAAAAAATGTGACGATGGTAATAGCCAATAGTTATGGTAAATAGAAGAAAAAGTGTTTTGTGATTACATTGAAGATTACTCAAAGCAAAATAGTATATGTATATGTGGAGTAGTGAGGCAGGACGCCGAACCCAGCTTTTTGCTCAGGACGAGCAAGTAGCTGGCGTAACATATACATATACTATTTTGCAATAACCAAGTCAGAACAAAACAATATTTCTGACTTACTTACAATATAAATCAAAAAAAATTACACGACTTAATATAAGTTTTTATAGACAAGTTTTCATTTATACTGTAATATTATACAAGGTTAAATTAAGTTATTACCATAGAGAAAGGAATGTGAGTTATGAGTAGAGCAGATAAGATATTTATTGATATGTGTAGAGACATTATTGACAATGGTTATAGTTCAGAAGGACAAGAAGTACGACCTAGATGGCAGGACGGAACACCAGCACATACAATCAAGAAGTTTGGTGTTGTCAACCGCTATAATTTAGCTGAAGAATTCCCAATTCTCACGTTAAGACCTACATACCTAAAATCAGCAATTGATGAAATTCTATGGATATGGCAGAAAAAATCAAATAACATAAAAGATTTAAAGAGTAAGATATGGGATAGCTGGGCTGATGAAACAGGTTCAATAGGAAAAGCTTATGGCTATCAATTAGGAATAAAACACAAATATAATGAAGGCGAATTCGATCAAGTAGATCGTGTATTATATGACCTCAAACATAATCCAAGCAGTAGACGAATTATGACTAATATTTATAATCATCAGGACTTACATGAGATGAATTTATATCCATGTGCATATAGTGTTACTTTTAATGTGACTGGTAATAAACTAAACGCTATACTTAATCAGCGTTCCAATGATGTATTAGTTGCTAACAATTGGAATGTAGTCCAGTATGCTGCTTTAGTCCATATGTTTGCGAGAGTATCAGGACTAGAGGTGGGAGAGTTGGTACATGTTATTGCTGATGCTCATATTTACGATAGACATATACCACTAGTTGAAGAGCTTATATCTCGTAAAAGTTATGATGCTCCAAAACTTATTGTTAATCCAGAGATAAAGGATTTTTACGATTTTACAGTAAATGACTTTGTACTAGAGAATTATCAAAAAGGTGATCAGATCAAAGGAATACCTGTAGCTGTGTAAGATGTTAACAAAGATTAATTATATGTGGATAACATATAAACTAAAAGGGTGATTTGTGGATGAACTTAATAGTTGCTGTGGATAATAATTGGGCAGTAGGTTATAACGGTGGATTACTTACCTATTTACCAGGAGATTTA
The window above is part of the Vallitalea guaymasensis genome. Proteins encoded here:
- the thyA gene encoding thymidylate synthase; the encoded protein is MSRADKIFIDMCRDIIDNGYSSEGQEVRPRWQDGTPAHTIKKFGVVNRYNLAEEFPILTLRPTYLKSAIDEILWIWQKKSNNIKDLKSKIWDSWADETGSIGKAYGYQLGIKHKYNEGEFDQVDRVLYDLKHNPSSRRIMTNIYNHQDLHEMNLYPCAYSVTFNVTGNKLNAILNQRSNDVLVANNWNVVQYAALVHMFARVSGLEVGELVHVIADAHIYDRHIPLVEELISRKSYDAPKLIVNPEIKDFYDFTVNDFVLENYQKGDQIKGIPVAV
- a CDS encoding GNAT family N-acetyltransferase, which gives rise to MTVNSIKQENVLLEYKPISDMDLPFLYKVYRSTRIQEMQITNWSNDEIERFLQMQFYLQHIQYMGNYDCPSFTIIVHNEIPIGRLYINRFDDEIRIIDIAILPEYRNKGIGSKIIKSIIGESEIKKIPISLHVEYNNTAIDFYRRFDFTLENNLGVYILMKRFPKKTGKEVY
- a CDS encoding DUF6916 family protein gives rise to the protein MVDLSTLSKIDFDTHINTTFNLSKEDTLVDLELIETRDCSTSKIESFSLLFKGPVDTLYPQDTYSLDHEKMGELNILIVPVDKNEKGIYYEAIFTRFKK
- a CDS encoding phage tail protein — protein: MSNTYIGEIRMFAGNYAPKNWAVCSGQELPINQFPKLFKLIGYTYGGTPSISFCLPNLRGKVPIHHGKGKGLSNYTLGQHCGSEYVTLELDELPKHSHPFKVSNMKKNLSENPENKIVSNTDFNLYSDKATNLVELWEDSITPSGESSIFSHYNMQPYLCITFIICISI
- a CDS encoding ribonucleoside triphosphate reductase; translated protein: MFDVVKRDGKISKFDFVKIKEAITKAFIATDKNYTEEILDILVLRVTSDFQDKIKDGKITVEDVQDSVEKVLEQTGYTDVAKAYILYRKQREKIRNMKSTILDYKEIVNSYVKEEDWRVKENSTVTYSVGGLILHNSGAITANYWLSEIYDEDVAKAHRSGDIHIHDLSMLTGYCAGWSLKQLIEEGLGGVPGKITSSPASHLSTLCNQMVNFLGIMQNEWAGAQAFSSFDTYLAPFVKIDNLTYKETKQCIQSFVFGVNTPSRWGTQSPFSNITLDWMVPNDLGGLPAIVSGKEQDFTYGDCQKEMDMINKAFIEIMIEGDANGRGFQYPIPTYSITKDFNWDETENNKLLFEMTAKYGTPYFSNYVNSDMEPSDIRSMCCRLRLDLRELRKKQGGYFGSGESTGSVGVVTINMPRIAYLANNEQEFYQRLDKMMDISARSLKIKRQVITKLLQEGLYPYTKKYLGNFNSHFSTIGLVGMNEATLNAKWIKSDITEEGARKFALDVLDHMRNRLSDYQEEYGDLYNLEATPAESTSYRLAKHDKKQYGDILSAGKEGETPYYTNSTHLPVNYTTDVFDALDMQDEFQNKYTSGTVFHAFLGEKLPDWKAAANLVKTIADNYTLPYYTISPTYSVCKTHGYIPGEEYTCPHCGASTEVYSRITGYYRPVQHWNDGKAQEFKHRKEYEPAKSTIKSIHTSFKAEEEIAATSEVANTAEKLLFTTKTCPNCHIAKQYLENKSVKIIDAEEHAELATKYKIRTAPTLIVIDDENFNIYMGLSDIKKYAESEKLEA
- a CDS encoding phage tail protein, with amino-acid sequence MADPFLGEIKIFSFNFVPKGWAYCNGQLLPVTQHYTLYSLLGLNYGGDGFTTFGLPDLRSRIPVDAGSTYKLGAKFGVESVVLHPSQIPKHSHLLYAIDKKGDNYAPTNRALCKPTHSNTPQKIYDDYVNTTPINSSTISSIGGKGHNNLQPSLVLNFCIALQGDYPPRS
- a CDS encoding phage tail protein — its product is MADPFIGEIKIFPYTYAPRGWALCNGNMLERNQSPVLFSIIETIYGGDGVRYFQLPDFRGRAPMNRGQTETKTYTIGYSSGTDSIVLDEFQTPRHSHRLLATTDIADKKTMDNPSMLAKTELKRGSGIDVYANVPENPTKIQMHSNSLSAVGEYAAHENRQPSLTFNFCIALKGLYPSRE
- the hflX gene encoding GTPase HflX → MPEKHFEIERDYVDRVILVCVATRENESYCEESLDELEELANTAGAITLEKVIQNRESVHPGTYLGKGKIAEIKELIYELDATGIICDDELSPAQLKNLEDVLECKIMDRTMLILDIFAKRAHTREGIIQVELAQLQYRLSRLAGIGTSLSRLGGGIGTRGPGEKKLETDRRHIRNRISQLKKELLDVKNHRDLIRERRKKQGKVKIAIVGYTNAGKSTLLNKLTDAEVLEEDKLFATLDPTTRQLILPNGTEVLLTDTVGFIRKLPHHLIKAFHSTLEEAVVADILIHVVDSANEQANSHIRVVYETLEELGATGKTVITVFNKIDKEGSNKHLEDYNAYKTLMVSVKEGTGLEELLDIIEKKIQQDKILIKEVISYDNGNLLNQIRINGQIIKEEYRNEGTYIEAYVDDKTYGELNKIKTKVLI
- a CDS encoding tetratricopeptide repeat protein, producing the protein MKRLLSILIIVTIFIVGCGSGKEVIKINEEGFELFSQGKYQEALEKYNQAIEEYPDFSTSYANRGMIYFELGSYDEALKDVDKAISLNSKDAVAYSNRGYMKLALGEVQKAIEDLDKAISLRNYFQEKESLGITYTTRGTAYGLLGEYEKGIESFDKALKINKNDKTIYNAKGILYKDWGKYEEALESYNKALTIDQSYAYAYANRAFVFFITKEYDKALADANTAIELNPIIPQVYNTKALIYSEKGETDKAIEIYDFIIDKWKNYADAYIGRGNEYFKKKDYGQALINYSMAADYGNNDALAQKGYLHEYLEQDEEAIAAFEKYLEAVPNNYDITIEIGDLYQKQEKYEKSIEYYDQAIKINPDIYNSYFKKGLSLEYQEKYEEALKMFNKVLEINENQVDAKNEIKFIEEKLKR